One Nicotiana tomentosiformis chromosome 4, ASM39032v3, whole genome shotgun sequence genomic window carries:
- the LOC138909323 gene encoding uncharacterized protein, whose protein sequence is MFMDLMNMLFRPYIDSFVIVFIDDILINSPNKEEHEQHEGRVIAYALRQLKSYVKNYPVHDLKLAAIVHALNIWRHYLHGVSFEVYTDHRSKANVVADALSRKAESMGCLAFIAAEERPLDFDFQSLANRIVRLDISEPSRVLACVVAQSSLFEQIKAR, encoded by the exons atgtttatggatttgatgaacatgttattcagaccatatattgattcgtttgtcattgtcttcattgatgatattttgattaaCTCGCCCAACaaggaagagcacgagcagcat gaagggcgagttattgcatatgctttacgtCAACTAAAGTCCTACGTgaagaattatccagtgcatgatttgaagttagctgcgattgttcacgctcttaacatttggaggcattatcttcaTGGGGTGTCTtttgaggtttacactgatcatcgca gcaaagcaaatgtagttgcagacgccttgagtagaaaggcagagagtatgggttgTTTGGCTTTTAttgcagcagaggagaggccattagattTCGATTTTCAATCCTTAGCTAACCGAATTGTGAgattggacatttcagagcctagtcgagttcttgcatgtgttgtagctcagtcttcactatttgaacagatcaaggctcgctag